The Verrucomicrobium spinosum DSM 4136 = JCM 18804 genome includes a region encoding these proteins:
- a CDS encoding 3-hydroxyacyl-ACP dehydratase FabZ family protein: MDFDSALRALPHGPEFRFVDSLVSLEPGKSATGSYRLRGDEPFLKGHFPGLPLMPAVLMVEAIAQIAGVAAQTDPEIPPLADLRLTAIRSVKVFGAAFPGDGLQIEAEVQGRMGPLIQATGRVRLGEKILAEGQVTLSGGAAPP, from the coding sequence ATGGATTTTGACTCAGCGCTTCGCGCCCTGCCCCATGGTCCCGAGTTCAGATTTGTGGATTCTCTCGTTTCCCTGGAGCCAGGGAAATCTGCGACTGGCTCCTATCGACTGCGTGGTGACGAGCCCTTTCTGAAGGGGCATTTTCCTGGTCTGCCGCTCATGCCCGCCGTGCTGATGGTGGAGGCCATTGCCCAGATCGCCGGGGTGGCCGCGCAAACAGACCCGGAGATCCCGCCGCTCGCCGATCTTCGACTCACAGCGATCCGGTCGGTAAAGGTGTTTGGAGCGGCTTTCCCGGGGGACGGCCTACAGATCGAAGCCGAGGTGCAGGGGAGGATGGGCCCCCTTATTCAGGCCACAGGCCGGGTGCGACTGGGGGAGAAGATCCTCGCGGAAGGCCAGGTGACCCTGAGCGGTGGAGCTGCGCCTCCTTGA
- a CDS encoding FmdB family zinc ribbon protein, whose product MATYIYETIPQTEGEAPKRFEIKQSMRDAALTNHPETGVPVRRVITGGAGLMGVGQTAPVSSGGGGHCGTGCGCH is encoded by the coding sequence ATGGCGACATACATCTACGAAACCATTCCTCAGACGGAAGGGGAAGCCCCGAAGCGTTTTGAAATCAAGCAGAGCATGCGCGACGCCGCTCTGACGAACCATCCGGAGACAGGAGTGCCTGTCCGCCGTGTCATCACTGGCGGGGCAGGGCTCATGGGCGTTGGGCAGACTGCTCCGGTTTCTTCCGGTGGTGGCGGGCATTGTGGCACCGGGTGCGGCTGTCATTGA
- a CDS encoding DUF892 family protein: MKSLKELFLHQLGSRLSSEMQLVLGMPYVIEEATASTLQSLMLSHHHETVRQIEKLTHVFQAFNQPAIATKCEVTAKLIQECHHMIHAFGNSPAINAALAGAAQKIEHLEIASYGSLYEWSLLLRNDEATGLLQELLSEERTADQLLIKLARFRCNKQAIVENNGTELQCDAYGHLARSSPPQMTMPGILS, encoded by the coding sequence ATGAAAAGCCTCAAGGAATTATTCCTCCATCAGCTCGGCAGCAGACTCAGTTCGGAAATGCAGCTGGTCCTGGGAATGCCCTATGTCATCGAGGAAGCAACGGCCTCCACCTTGCAAAGCCTGATGCTGTCCCACCACCATGAGACGGTACGTCAGATTGAAAAGCTAACGCATGTCTTTCAGGCCTTCAACCAGCCAGCGATTGCCACCAAGTGCGAAGTCACCGCGAAGCTGATTCAAGAGTGCCATCACATGATCCATGCGTTCGGCAATTCTCCCGCCATCAACGCAGCTCTGGCAGGGGCCGCCCAGAAGATTGAGCACCTCGAAATCGCCTCGTATGGCAGTTTGTACGAGTGGTCCTTGCTTCTGAGGAACGACGAAGCAACCGGACTCCTGCAAGAACTCCTCTCAGAGGAAAGGACCGCAGACCAGCTATTGATCAAGCTGGCCCGTTTCCGTTGCAACAAACAAGCCATCGTTGAAAACAACGGGACAGAGCTTCAATGCGATGCCTATGGTCATCTCGCCCGCTCTTCGCCGCCTCAGATGACCATGCCAGGAATTCTAAGCTAG
- a CDS encoding Fur family transcriptional regulator: MTKKVATASRTKVINPVSRESTSGAGGHEHCCEHLMCSIPASEADELVEQLVENLKPLNMRRTRGLVALLMEMAIHHHPMTLLELGAKPNLSKLDQATIYRLMMKLEEAEIVRRFSFRGRSTHFQLLVRGHQHDYLICKSCEKITSVEVKLPLDGLQRSVTVSTGWHEIQAELEFYGICPACVKK; this comes from the coding sequence ATGACCAAAAAGGTTGCCACCGCCTCGCGCACGAAAGTGATCAATCCAGTTTCCCGGGAATCGACTTCAGGTGCCGGTGGTCATGAACACTGCTGCGAGCACTTGATGTGTTCCATTCCAGCCTCTGAGGCTGACGAACTGGTGGAGCAGCTGGTTGAGAATCTGAAACCTCTGAACATGCGTCGCACCCGTGGGTTGGTGGCGTTGCTGATGGAAATGGCCATTCACCACCATCCGATGACGCTTCTGGAACTGGGAGCGAAGCCAAATCTCAGCAAGTTGGACCAAGCCACCATCTATCGCCTGATGATGAAACTCGAGGAAGCGGAAATTGTGCGCCGGTTCAGTTTTCGAGGGAGATCGACCCATTTCCAGCTTCTTGTGAGGGGACACCAGCACGACTATCTGATCTGCAAAAGCTGCGAAAAAATCACTTCCGTTGAGGTGAAGCTGCCTCTGGATGGCTTGCAGAGGTCCGTCACGGTTTCAACAGGCTGGCACGAGATTCAGGCGGAGCTGGAGTTCTATGGCATCTGTCCAGCGTGTGTGAAAAAGTAG
- a CDS encoding type II secretion system protein has translation MQVSCGYRRGFTLLELLVVIGVVAVLATLVLVAGRSVLSKARQAKCAGNLRQLGTAILSYTQDHDGTFPMTSHGLDASSFEKGWIFSLRDYLANVDEMRICPVDPKGEERLAGNGTSYLLNSFLTVPQVGPFGENLGGYTSLNQVPRPQSTPIAFIINFSRGAGMTNDHTHSESWEGSWSSLRRDIQPDAFCGGTRSEDGCKGSSNYLFVDGHVESINAETLHQWITGGYNFADPAAVRD, from the coding sequence ATGCAAGTGAGTTGCGGTTATAGGAGGGGGTTTACACTTCTGGAGTTGCTTGTGGTCATCGGCGTCGTGGCGGTGTTGGCTACCTTGGTCCTGGTTGCTGGGAGGTCTGTCCTGTCGAAAGCCAGGCAGGCCAAGTGTGCAGGGAATCTCCGCCAGCTTGGCACAGCCATCTTGAGCTATACCCAGGACCACGATGGCACGTTTCCCATGACCTCGCACGGGCTCGATGCATCCAGCTTCGAGAAGGGCTGGATCTTCAGCCTCAGAGATTACCTGGCGAATGTGGACGAGATGCGGATATGCCCGGTGGACCCCAAGGGGGAGGAACGGCTGGCAGGCAACGGTACCAGCTACCTGCTCAACAGCTTTCTAACTGTTCCGCAGGTCGGGCCCTTCGGTGAGAATCTCGGTGGCTATACGAGCCTGAACCAGGTGCCCCGGCCCCAATCAACACCTATCGCGTTCATAATCAATTTCTCCCGGGGTGCCGGGATGACGAACGATCACACCCACTCGGAGTCCTGGGAGGGCTCATGGTCCTCATTGCGGCGGGACATTCAGCCCGACGCCTTCTGTGGCGGCACCCGCTCGGAGGACGGTTGCAAAGGCTCCTCGAACTATCTGTTTGTAGATGGGCATGTGGAATCAATCAATGCCGAGACCCTCCATCAATGGATCACTGGCGGCTATAACTTCGCCGACCCTGCCGCGGTACGAGACTGA